A part of Saccharicrinis carchari genomic DNA contains:
- the rpoB gene encoding DNA-directed RNA polymerase subunit beta, with protein sequence MTPNTTSERINFASIKNQLQYPDFLEVQLKSFREFFQQGTTPEERKVESLFQVFEDNFPITDTRNNFVLEFLDFGIDPPRYSIQECIERGLTFSVPLKAKLKLYCTDPEHEDFDTVVQDVYLGTVPYMTDKGSFIINGAERVVVSQLHRSPGVFFGQSIHANGTKLYSARIIPFKGSWIEFATDINSVMYAYIDRKKKLPVTTLLRAIGYESDKQILEIFDLADEVKVTKAGLKKVLGRKLAARVLKTWIEDFVDEDTGEVVSIERNEVIIDRETVIEPEHIEEVVDSGAKTILLHKENQNLSDYAIIYNTLQKDPCNSEKEAVLHIYRQLRNAEPPDEATARDVIDKLFFSDKRYDLGEVGRYRLNKKLGLDTATDTKVLTKPDIIQIIKYLIELINSKTEVDDIDHLSNRRVRTVGEQLGNQFGVGLARMARTIRERMNVRDNEVFTPIDLINSKTLSSVINSFFGTNALSQFMDQTNPLAEITHKRRMSALGPGGLSRERAGFEVRDVHYTHYGRLCPIETPEGPNIGLISSLCVFAKINDLGFIETPYRKVTEGKVDLTGEGVAYLSAEEEEELVIAQANAPLDEEGKFVNNRIKSRLEADYPVSTPDEIDMMDVAPNQIASVAASLIPFLEHDDANRALMGSNMMRQAVPLLRPEAPIVGTGLEGKLISDSRTNIVAEKDGVVEFCDAEEIVIRYDLTEEEKFVSFDSETKRYRIPKFQKTNQNTCIDLKPMVVTGQRVKEGQILTEGYSTENGELALGRNLKVAFMPWKGYNFEDAIVISESVVREDVFTSVHIDEYSLEVRDTKRGLEELTADIPNVSEEATKDLDENGLIRVGAHVEPGDILIGKITPKGESDPTPEEKLLRAIFGEKAGDVKDASLKASPSLKGVVIDKKLFSRIIKDRKARSSDKPLIAKIDEEFDRSVADLRTRLVDKLFAITNGKTSQGVQDYFSVDVIAKGTKFTQKILNELDYHNINPRGWTTDKEKNEVIQNIIHNYLLKFQEYEAKEKRQKYNLTIGDELPAGIVQLAKVYIAKKRKITVGDKMAGRHGNKGIVSRIVRVEDMPFLEDGTPVDIVLNPLGVPSRMNLGQIYETVLGWAGKQLGVKFATPIFDGATFEDMDEWTKKAKVPEHGKTYLYDGGTGDRFHQPATVGVIYMLKLGHMVEDKMHARSIGPYSLITQQPLGGKAQFGGQRFGEMEVWALEAFGAANILQEILTVKSDDVMGRAKAYEAIVKGDPMPQPGIPESLNVLLHELRGLGLSVNLD encoded by the coding sequence ATGACTCCAAATACCACAAGCGAAAGAATTAACTTTGCTTCTATTAAAAATCAACTTCAATACCCCGATTTTTTAGAAGTTCAATTGAAATCGTTCCGTGAGTTCTTTCAACAGGGTACCACACCCGAAGAAAGAAAAGTAGAAAGTTTATTTCAAGTATTTGAAGATAATTTTCCCATCACGGACACAAGAAACAATTTTGTACTAGAGTTTCTTGATTTCGGTATTGATCCCCCCAGATACTCTATTCAGGAGTGTATTGAAAGGGGACTCACCTTTAGTGTACCCTTAAAGGCCAAACTAAAGCTGTACTGTACCGATCCCGAACACGAAGATTTTGATACTGTTGTACAAGATGTATATCTTGGAACCGTACCATATATGACCGATAAAGGTAGTTTTATCATCAATGGAGCCGAGCGGGTTGTGGTTTCGCAGTTGCACCGTTCACCGGGAGTTTTCTTTGGTCAAAGCATCCATGCCAATGGTACAAAACTGTATTCGGCACGCATCATACCTTTTAAGGGGTCATGGATCGAATTCGCCACGGATATCAACAGTGTGATGTACGCGTACATCGACAGAAAGAAAAAATTGCCGGTAACAACATTGCTACGTGCAATTGGTTACGAGAGCGATAAACAAATTTTAGAAATATTTGACCTTGCCGATGAAGTAAAAGTAACCAAGGCAGGGTTGAAAAAAGTATTGGGTCGTAAACTGGCGGCACGCGTACTTAAAACATGGATCGAGGATTTCGTGGACGAAGATACCGGTGAGGTAGTATCTATCGAACGTAACGAAGTGATTATCGACCGTGAAACAGTTATTGAGCCGGAGCATATCGAGGAGGTGGTTGACTCTGGTGCCAAAACAATCTTGCTACATAAAGAAAATCAGAACCTGTCTGATTACGCAATAATATACAACACGCTTCAAAAGGACCCTTGTAATTCCGAAAAAGAAGCCGTGCTGCACATATATCGTCAATTACGCAACGCGGAGCCGCCAGATGAGGCTACCGCCCGCGATGTAATTGATAAGTTGTTCTTTTCTGATAAGCGCTACGACCTGGGTGAGGTAGGACGCTACAGACTGAACAAAAAATTGGGTCTGGATACAGCTACGGATACAAAAGTACTGACCAAACCCGATATTATACAGATCATTAAATACCTGATTGAGCTTATCAACTCCAAAACAGAGGTAGATGATATCGACCACCTTAGCAACCGAAGGGTGCGTACGGTGGGCGAGCAACTGGGTAACCAGTTTGGTGTAGGATTGGCACGTATGGCACGTACTATCCGCGAAAGAATGAATGTAAGAGACAATGAAGTATTTACACCTATTGATCTAATCAATAGTAAAACTTTATCGTCAGTTATCAATAGTTTCTTTGGCACAAATGCTTTATCGCAGTTTATGGATCAGACCAATCCGTTGGCCGAGATTACCCATAAACGGAGAATGTCTGCATTAGGACCTGGAGGACTTTCACGTGAGAGAGCTGGTTTTGAGGTGCGCGATGTGCATTACACGCATTATGGTCGCTTGTGTCCGATTGAAACACCGGAAGGGCCAAACATCGGTTTGATATCTTCGTTGTGCGTTTTCGCCAAAATCAACGATTTAGGTTTCATCGAAACACCGTATCGTAAGGTAACGGAAGGAAAAGTTGATCTGACCGGAGAAGGAGTGGCTTATTTAAGTGCAGAGGAAGAAGAGGAGTTGGTGATAGCACAAGCCAATGCACCATTGGATGAAGAAGGGAAATTTGTAAACAACCGCATTAAATCGCGACTGGAAGCAGATTACCCCGTGAGCACGCCGGACGAAATTGACATGATGGACGTGGCACCTAACCAAATAGCTTCGGTAGCTGCATCGCTTATTCCATTTTTGGAGCATGATGATGCCAACCGTGCACTGATGGGATCGAACATGATGCGCCAGGCCGTACCTTTGTTACGACCTGAGGCACCTATCGTGGGAACCGGATTAGAGGGTAAATTGATTAGCGATTCCAGAACCAACATTGTTGCCGAAAAAGATGGTGTGGTTGAGTTCTGTGATGCAGAGGAGATTGTTATCCGTTATGATTTAACTGAGGAAGAGAAATTTGTAAGTTTCGATTCTGAAACGAAACGTTACCGGATACCTAAATTTCAGAAAACAAACCAGAATACCTGCATCGACCTTAAGCCAATGGTAGTAACAGGCCAGCGAGTTAAGGAAGGTCAAATTCTTACAGAGGGATACTCTACCGAAAACGGAGAACTTGCACTCGGACGAAACCTGAAGGTGGCCTTTATGCCCTGGAAAGGATATAACTTTGAGGATGCGATTGTTATTTCCGAAAGCGTGGTACGCGAGGATGTATTTACATCGGTGCATATAGACGAGTATTCGTTAGAAGTACGTGATACCAAAAGGGGACTGGAAGAATTAACAGCCGATATTCCCAACGTGAGCGAAGAGGCTACCAAGGATCTGGATGAAAACGGGTTGATAAGGGTAGGTGCCCATGTTGAACCCGGTGACATTTTAATTGGTAAAATAACGCCGAAAGGCGAAAGCGACCCAACGCCCGAGGAAAAATTATTGCGGGCTATATTTGGTGAAAAAGCAGGCGACGTGAAAGACGCCTCATTAAAGGCATCGCCATCGTTAAAAGGGGTTGTTATCGATAAAAAATTATTCTCGCGGATAATAAAAGATCGTAAAGCACGATCGTCTGACAAACCCTTAATCGCTAAAATTGACGAGGAGTTTGATCGTTCGGTAGCAGATTTAAGGACAAGATTGGTAGATAAACTTTTTGCGATTACCAATGGTAAAACATCGCAAGGCGTTCAGGATTATTTTAGTGTAGACGTAATTGCCAAAGGCACTAAGTTTACACAAAAAATATTGAACGAGTTGGATTATCATAATATAAACCCGAGAGGCTGGACTACCGATAAAGAAAAGAATGAGGTAATACAAAATATTATCCATAATTATCTGTTGAAATTTCAGGAGTACGAGGCCAAAGAAAAACGTCAAAAATATAACTTGACGATAGGTGACGAACTACCTGCCGGTATTGTTCAGTTAGCAAAAGTGTATATTGCTAAAAAACGTAAGATAACGGTGGGCGATAAAATGGCCGGTCGACACGGTAACAAGGGTATCGTATCCCGTATTGTACGTGTAGAGGATATGCCATTTTTAGAAGATGGTACGCCTGTGGATATTGTATTGAACCCGTTGGGGGTGCCATCGCGGATGAACCTCGGACAGATTTATGAAACGGTGTTGGGCTGGGCCGGAAAACAATTGGGGGTTAAATTTGCTACACCCATATTTGATGGAGCCACCTTTGAGGATATGGATGAGTGGACTAAAAAAGCCAAGGTTCCTGAGCACGGTAAAACTTATCTTTACGATGGTGGTACCGGCGATAGGTTCCACCAGCCGGCCACAGTAGGAGTTATATATATGCTCAAACTGGGGCACATGGTTGAGGACAAGATGCACGCCCGTTCAATAGGTCCGTACTCATTAATTACGCAACAACCATTGGGTGGTAAAGCCCAGTTTGGAGGTCAGCGTTTTGGAGAGATGGAAGTTTGGGCACTGGAAGCTTTTGGTGCTGCCAACATCCTGCAGGAGATATTAACCGTTAAATCGGATGATGTAATGGGAAGAGCCAAGGCCTACGAGGCCATTGTTAAAGGCGACCCCATGCCACAACCGGGCATCCCCGAATCACTTAACGTGTTGTTACATGAGCTTAGAGGTCTTGGTTTAAGTGTAAATCTGGACTAA
- the rplL gene encoding 50S ribosomal protein L7/L12, giving the protein MADLKKLAEELVNLTVKDVNELAEILKEEYGIEPAAAAVAVAGPAAGGDAAAAEEQTEFDVILKSPGGSKLAIVKLVKEMTGVGLKEAKELVDKSPAPIKEKVSKEEAEALKSQLTEAGAEVELK; this is encoded by the coding sequence ATGGCAGATTTAAAGAAGCTAGCAGAGGAATTGGTTAACCTAACAGTAAAAGACGTTAACGAACTTGCAGAGATCCTTAAAGAAGAATATGGTATTGAGCCTGCTGCTGCAGCTGTAGCTGTTGCCGGCCCTGCAGCTGGTGGCGATGCCGCCGCAGCTGAAGAGCAAACAGAATTCGACGTAATCCTTAAATCACCAGGTGGATCCAAACTGGCTATCGTAAAGTTGGTTAAAGAGATGACAGGCGTTGGTTTGAAAGAAGCTAAAGAATTAGTGGACAAATCACCTGCACCAATTAAGGAAAAAGTATCTAAAGAAGAAGCGGAAGCATTAAAAAGTCAATTAACAGAGGCTGGAGCAGAAGTTGAACTTAAGTAA
- the rplJ gene encoding 50S ribosomal protein L10, protein MKKEDKSLLVKELTQTIAEYNHFYVVDAGGMNSGKTSALRRLCFNKEVKMMVVKNTLFVKALEELDGDYAELYDALKGSSAIFFSNTGNVPAKLIKEFSKANKKPVLKGAFVEESIYLGPEYLETLVNIKSKEELVGDIIALLQSPAKNVISALQSGGSTIHGVLKTLSEKE, encoded by the coding sequence CTCACTCAAACTATCGCCGAGTACAACCATTTTTATGTGGTAGATGCAGGTGGTATGAACTCGGGAAAAACGAGTGCCTTGCGTAGACTCTGTTTTAACAAGGAAGTGAAAATGATGGTGGTTAAAAACACCTTGTTTGTAAAAGCACTTGAGGAGTTAGATGGAGACTATGCCGAATTGTACGATGCGTTAAAAGGTTCTTCGGCAATATTCTTTTCAAACACAGGGAATGTTCCTGCTAAATTAATCAAAGAATTTAGCAAGGCAAACAAAAAGCCTGTTTTAAAAGGAGCTTTCGTTGAAGAGTCGATTTATTTAGGACCCGAGTACCTGGAGACCTTGGTTAACATCAAGTCTAAAGAGGAACTGGTGGGCGATATCATCGCATTGCTGCAATCACCAGCAAAAAATGTTATTTCGGCACTGCAATCAGGCGGAAGTACCATACATGGTGTATTAAAAACACTATCAGAAAAAGAGTAA